In the Terriglobus sp. RCC_193 genome, CGCCGTTCGCCCCGCCGCGTGGATGGAACCACCATCTGGTCGCGTTGCAGGGTTCAGGCTGTCCGGGCGGATGGTATGTGCAGGGTACTGCGCTCGGTGTCTCCACGCTGGATCGCGAACGGCTCGCACAGGGCGACGCACTTTTCTCCAACACGCTCAACCACACCAGCAACTCCTGCAATGCCATCCTGGCCGGTGAAGCCACCGCTATGGGCAAAGAACATTTCATCGAAACCTTCGGCGTGCCCGACTGGACGATCTCCATCGGAGGTTCTGGCGGTGCGTATACGTCATTGCAAATCGCCGATGCCTTCCCCGGCCTGATTGACGGTGTGATGATCCGCGCGACTTTCCCAGATGCGCTGGCCATTGCGCTGGCCGGACTCGATGCGCATCTGCTGATGCATTATTTTCAGGCCACCGCGCCGCTTGCGCTCACCGGCATGCAGCAGGCAGCTATCGGTGGTTATCCCTCCGTTGACGCCATGATTGATGCGGCAAATCAAGCGCAACGCACCGACCCCGTCCCGCACCGCGACGACATCAAGGGCTATCTCTCTGCCATGTGGAAAGACGCGGTCCCGCGGCAACTCCGCTATGACCAGGATAAGAATCCCTCGGGCGCACGGCCTACTATCTTTGACTGGGCACGCAACGCCTACGGTGTCGATCCGCAGACGGGCTTCGCTCTCCGCCCGTTCGACAACACGGGCGTGCAATACGGTCTCAGCGCGCTGAATCGCGGTGTCATCACCACCACGCAGTTCCTCGATCTGAACGAAAAGATCGGCGGCGTCGACAACGATTCCAACTACATTCCCGCACGTACTGCAGGTAACCTCGATGCTATCCGCCGCACATACCAGTCCGGACTCATGCTTAGTGGCGGAGGCGGCCTCGCCTCCATTCCCATCGTCGACGATGGCACATCCAAAGAAACGGGCGGCTATCACTACGGTTGGTTTCATTTCGCTTTGCGCGATCGTGTCCGCCAGGCCAACGGTAGTTCGGCGAACATGGTCTTCTGGCGCAACATCGTGACTGACGCCGCATCGCAGGACCTGCTGAACCACTGGATCACGGCCTACAAATCCGATACTCGGCCCGGCACACAACGTGACAAAGTCCTTCGCAACAAGCCCTCTGGCGGCGTTGATGGATGCTTCACCGAGGGCCGTTTCACCCGCGACGAACTCGTCTTTCAGGACGCCACAAGTCCCTGCCAGCGCGACTATCCCGTCTACTCCAATGCGCGTCGTGAAGCCGGCGGCCCGCTCGCAGGCAACATCCTAAAATGCACGCTCAAACCCATTGACCCCGCTGATTACAAGACGTCGCTCAGTGTCGATGAGCTTGCGCGCCTGAAAACCATCTTTCCCAACGGCGTTTGCGATTGGTCCAAACCCGGTGTTAACCAGGTGCCGCTTATCCCCTGGCCATCTTTCGGC is a window encoding:
- a CDS encoding DUF6351 family protein, coding for MLIRTAFLAAGLIAATSPALSQTTLKAISTDASLVTGGDVLVELHTLASKPSVTLNGTDVSRAFHAEGHSDYLALVTGLRNGANTLRSGTVLLTLTNYPIEGPVFSGPRMAPFICQTNDFKLPDGTALGKPLDENCSVRTVVQYVYLPKNSLQFKPLKDLTKVPRDVAITTTASGNTVNFIVRVETGTMDRGIYQNAVLHDPTSEPQPTPFAPPRGWNHHLVALQGSGCPGGWYVQGTALGVSTLDRERLAQGDALFSNTLNHTSNSCNAILAGEATAMGKEHFIETFGVPDWTISIGGSGGAYTSLQIADAFPGLIDGVMIRATFPDALAIALAGLDAHLLMHYFQATAPLALTGMQQAAIGGYPSVDAMIDAANQAQRTDPVPHRDDIKGYLSAMWKDAVPRQLRYDQDKNPSGARPTIFDWARNAYGVDPQTGFALRPFDNTGVQYGLSALNRGVITTTQFLDLNEKIGGVDNDSNYIPARTAGNLDAIRRTYQSGLMLSGGGGLASIPIVDDGTSKETGGYHYGWFHFALRDRVRQANGSSANMVFWRNIVTDAASQDLLNHWITAYKSDTRPGTQRDKVLRNKPSGGVDGCFTEGRFTRDELVFQDATSPCQRDYPVYSNARREAGGPLAGNILKCTLKPIDPADYKTSLSVDELARLKTIFPNGVCDWSKPGVNQVPLIPWPSFGPSPRNLVYQPPAIENSAKTLK